From Pirellulales bacterium:
CCGCGGCTCCCTCCGCGACCCGCCACGCATCGCATACAGTGGCCAAGGCACGCACCCTCTTGCGTGAATCCATTACAACCGATGAGTTGCGCGGCGTGATTGACTTTTTGGCGGATGACGCCCTCGAGGGACGCGACGCCGGATCGGCCGGGGGACGCGCCGCCAGTTCCTATTTGATTCAGCAATGCCAGCGCCTCAAACTGCGGCCCGCGGGAACGGATGGGCGTTACGATCAGCCGTTTGACGGCGGAATGCGGAATGTGCTGGCTGTGCTACCCGGCGCCGACCCCGAGGTGCGCGACGAATATGTGGTATTAGGCGCGCATTATGACCATGTGGGCTATGGAAATCGCAAAAATAGCAACGGCCCCATTGGCTACATTCATAACGGGGCCGATGACAACGCCAGCGGCGTGGCCAGCGTGCTGGAGGTTGTCCAGGGATTGGCGGAACTTCCCCAGCCCCCGCGACGCTCCATCTTGCTAGCCTTTTGGGATGGGGAGGAAATCAATTTGCTGGGGTCAAAACATTGGCTGGCTAATCCGACAATTCCCTTACGCGCCCTCAAAGCCAGCGTCAATATCGACATGGTGGGCCGCCTGCGAGATGACCGGGTCGAAGTTTATGGCACTCGCACCGCCCGTGGTTGGCGCAAATTGATCTGCCAGGCCAATCAAGCCGCCGACGCAGAACTGCTGCTCGACTTTACCTGGGAAATGAAAGCCGACAGCGACCATCACCCCTTTTATGCCGCGGGAATTCCCGTGGTAATGCTGCATACCGGCCTGCATGATGATTACCACCGCCCCAGCGATGACACGGACAAGCTGAATTATAAAGGTATGGAACGCGTCACTGAACACCTGGCCGAGGTCGTATGGCAATTGGCCAATGAGTTGCCAATCAGCGAGTTTCGCTCCGAATCCCGCGAAGAACGCCCCGCGCAGCAGGCTAAACTGGAACGCCCGCTGCCACCGCTCCCGGGTCGACTGGGCCTTAGCTGGAAGGAAAATAGTGATTTTTCCCGGGGTTTAACAATCGCCCAGGTCGCTCCCAAGGGACCCGCCGCGCAGGCGGGTCTGACCGCGGGAGGAGTGCTGCACACCTGGAACGGCGAGCCGATCAGCTCGACTGAGGATTTTTTGCGGCAGGTTTTTACCGCGCCGCGTGAGGTGACCGTGACGTGGACGCCCTTACCCGTACCGACTAAGGAACCTGCGGCAAAGGCGGATACCCCTCCCCCCCCCTCCGCCGTGCCCCAAACAGTTGTAATCACCCTGGTCGGCGATCCCGTTCACTGGGGACTGACTTGGCGCGTGGATAGCGCGGAACCGGAAAGCTTATTGATCAACCGGGTCATTCCTTTTTCGCCCGCGGCGCTGGCGGGGATCCAGGCCGGAGATCGAATTTACGCCGTAAATGACCAGGCCGTGGAGGGCTCGGACTGGTTTGAAAAGCAACTCGACCAGCCGGAATTAGAGTTTACAATCGAGCGCGCGGGAAAATTCCTGCTGAAAAAAGTTACCGCTTGGCCGTAAATGTCACTGGCGCGTTGTAAAAAACGCATGTTTATGTTGAGCAGGCCAGCCGCTGGGTTTCCCCCGGGATTTTTGCCACTCTTTTTCCCTCCCTGGTGGTCGTTCCTGCTAACGCCCACATGATCTACAGTTTGCGCAAAAAGTCCCAGGTATAAAGCCCAGTGTTGTGGCCGTCGGACCACGTGATGCGCAAGGCGTAGTTGCCCACGAGTTGGGCGTCCTGGATTGTGATTTGCGGATCAACCAGAGCGGGATTTAATATCCGCCGTCCCGTATGTTCATCCACGCAGGCGGCGCATTGGCAGGCAATCCGCAAGTCATAAAAGGCATACTCGCGGCAGGCGGCTTGATCCCAGATAATCCGCATTTGCCGTTCCGCGCGCAAAACCTGGATATCCGACGGGGGTGTTGGAGCGGGGGGTGGGGGTATGTTATTCATATGGCGGCTTGGTGCATTCTAATCGAACCGCCCCATCTGGTGGTGGCGGCTTCCTTGTTGATCCGCTGGGCATGTGTTATTCTACCACGTTTATTGGAATTCTTGCAGCTTTCTCACCCAATAATCACAATGCAGCAGCTTGCCGTACAGATTGCCGCCGCCACGCAGTTTATCCGTTCCGCCTGGCCAGCTCGCCCGACCGCGGGGATCATTTTAGGTACCGGTCTGGGAAATTTTACCAGTGAAATGCGCATTGAGGCGGAAATCCCGTATGAAACCATCCCCCATTTTCCTCGTTCAACGGCAATGGGACACAAAGGGCAACTGGTGTGCGGTACGGTCGAGGGGGTCCCCGTGGTAACGATGGAAGGGCGGTTTCACGCCTACGAAGGGTATGATCAATCACAGATCACCCTTCCCGTGCGGGTCATGCGGGAACTGGGAATATCCCTATTAATTATTAGCAACGCCAGCGGCGGACTGAACCCCCACTATTGTCCGGGCGAGATCATGTTGATCGAGGATCACATCAATCTGATGCTGGGACAAAACCCCCTGTTTGGCGTGAATGATGATCGCCTAGGCCCGCGGTTTCCCGACATGAGTCGGCCTTATGACCCCGGATTAATCGAGCTGGCGTTGGAGATTGCCCGGCGGGAAAACTTTGTCGCGCACCGCGGGGTGTACGTCTCCTTGACGGGACCGAATTATGAGACGGCGGCGGAGTATCGATTACTGCGGCTAATCGGGGGGGATGTGGTGGGAATGTCCACGGTGCCCGAGACGATCACCGCCGTGCATGCAGGGCTGCGGGTGCTGGCGCTATCCACGGTAACCAACGTGGCCAACCCGAACGCACTTTGCCAGACCGATGGCGCGGATGTCGTGGCCGCGGCCAGCCAGGCGGGACCAAACCTGGCCAAGATCGTAAGGGGGGTACTAAAACGATATTCGGTGGATACGGTGTGACTTACTTTGGTTGTGCCTCTTTTTGCTCTTCCGCGTTCAGCAGGCGGTAACGAATATCTTTAAGCGCGGCGGTGGTTTTCCAACTGGTCAGGCCCAGGGGCTTGCTAAGGAACATTTCATTGCGGATGGACAGTTTGGCCCCGCGAATATCTTTGTCGACGACCTCTTTGTCATCGATCCAGGCGGTGATCCGTTCCGGCAACACCCGCAGGCGGATTTTATACCAGGTCTGCGACTTTAGCTCTTGATGGCTGGATGTGTCATTCTCTGACGCATCATAGCCGTTGATGCTAGAGAGCCCCACCAAATTTCCCCCCCAACCGCCGATGATCAGCGTGCAAGGGCTATCCTGGACGGGAAAAGTCAGTCCGCAAAAAAAGTCGTTCCCTTCGACCCGCATGGCGGAAAGGGCGATTTCATAATTGGCCTTGGGAAAATCCGCCGTGTACGTCGCCCCCGTCGCGCCATTGCCAAAATTGAGCAGCAATTGCCCATCTTTGACCTCCACTTCGCCCTGAGCGCCAAAATCCGGAGCCTTCCAGTCCTTGAGTGTTTTGCCGTCAAACAGACTTTTCCATTCCGGTTCGGCGGCGTTCACGACCAGCGCGGACCCCCTTGCCAGGAGACACAGGCACAGGAACAAAGCGACAGAGCGCATAAATCAACCCTTTGAATTTAAACCAGGAAAGCAGACCAAGCTCTGGCTGTATCATGCCCGCTGCAATCATCCCCCGCAAGCATTTTTTACAGAATTACCAAAGTGTTTTTCCCACGCAAAGCGCTATGGAGATAGTGCCGAACTCAACTGACGAGAGAGAATTTCGTTGTTTCCTAAAAAAAAGCCAGACGTTTAGCGGTTACCATTCTGACTGAAATTTTGGCAGCGTACGGAAAGAGATGAATAATTTTCGCTACCGTCGGCGAATTTTTTGCGAAAAATCCTCATCATGCCGGTGCCGATACGCCAATTCATTGATCCGGGCGGAAGCCTGGACTTCGGCAAAGGGACGACGATTGTCAATCAGGCCCAAATCATAGGCCAGTCGCGGCGAATGCGCGGGCAACAGCGTTTCGGTCCCATAGCGAATGAGGTTCGGGCGCAACTCATTGACATGTCGGACAATATTGGTGGTGCAGTTATTGGTCAACGTGTTATAAAATTCCGGCTCATCGGCCAGTTGATTCGCTCGCCGCAGCATATTTTCAAACATTTTGCGGGCTTGTGCGGGAGTGGCTTTGGTCGGATACAAATACACATCCACCAGCCGCGCCGTCGTCCGCAAATTGATCAGATCGCGCTCGTCCCCCACCACGTATTGCAGTTCATACTGGTTAAAGAGCGCTTTCAGCGGATCATAGGTCTCGGTCGCCTCGATCCGCACTTCCGCCGAAATACAGACATACCGCTCACCGCCAAAGCCAAAACTGACCATCACATGGGCCAGGTCCGGCAGGTCGGCGAAGGGCACCACGATCAGATCCACCGTATCCAGTTTGCGCAGGTCAAACGTCGCATCATAATACTCCAGCTCAATCCGGCTTTCATCCGGCTGCGTGAACCGAGCGTTGCGAATATTATGAACCGTGACCAAGTCCCCTTGAAAATCGGCCGTGGCCAGTTGCGACAACGCGGGGACCCAGGCGCGCTCATTGCTGGGAACCAGGGCTTTGCAACCGCAGACAGTTAAGAAATAGCACAACCACAGCACTATTCCACGACCCATGTAGCAGGGCGCGGGCTGGGAACGCGGTCTAGCCGTGGGATAAAACAAACTGCTTTGCACTAAATTTACCGCCAACCGGGACAAACCATTCCAAAGCAGGAATAGCTTTTTAATAATGATTCAGCGGCAAATAAATAACAAAACGTGGCGATTTTTCCAAGCCAACTCTTGCTAGCAGAGAATGCAGTGGGGGAGCGGCATGGACATGCTAGCAGACAATTAGGCGAGCCATTTCAATTTTACATGCCCCCCATCTTCAGCTTATCCAATCCTTTTTGGGCCTCTTGGCCAGCCTCGGTATCGGCAAAGTCACGGGCGAGCGCCTCCATCCCCTTGAGTCCCCGGGAATTGGACGCTTGGCTGGGTGCGTTGAGTTGCTTCATATATTCCTCGAATTTTTTCTGGGCACTCAATTCTTTTTGAATTTCTTTCTCCTTTTTCATCTTATTAGCCATCGTGACCGCCGCTTGGGCTTCATCCAAACCTTGAAAGTCGCGTCCCAATCCCATCAAAGCCTTGTAAGCGGGCCATTTATTTCCGGCCTGATAATCCTCCTTTGCCGCGGTAAACTGCTGATTAAAGTCATTCAAGATGATCTCCCCCAGCGGTTTAAGGGCCGATTTGTCAGCTTCTTTTTTTGCCTGCTTGCGGGCTAGATTAAATCGGGCGACCGCCTCGGGCATATTGCCAACTTCCAGGCTCAGCCAGAGGGGTTTTAGTTCGGCGGCAATCCCGGCGGGATCGATTTTCCATTTAGCCTCGCCCACCAGGCCATCCACAACCGCGGTCAAATTGTTAGGGTCGGCGGGAATGACCCCGCCATTCGGAGTAATCACCCGACACTGGTAGATATTTTGCAAACTGATTTCAGAATTTAGCAGCGACTTTTCATAACTGCGATCCAGATCAACAATGGCCGGCCACTTGACGCCGACTTCCTTTAAATATCCGGCCACCGCCGCTGGCGCGTTGCCGGAATTGACCGCCACAAACAAGACCGGCTTATCACGATACTTGTCTGCCTGTTGCAGCCGATTGGGCCAGGCTCCTTTGCATTTGGGGCAATCTTCTTCATAAAAATACAAAACCACGACTTTCCCCTTTAGACCTTCCATCGTCAAGGGACTGGTGTTGAGCCACAACTTGGGGAATTCAATTGCCGTCTCCTGGGCCCAGCCGGGGACTGCCGAAAACAAACAACCGCAAATCAGTACCAAGCAGGGCCAAAAACCCCTGGGAATGCAAGCTGGCATCGCGACAACTCCCCTACAAGAATTGCTAATGTAAAGAAAACCGCAAGATCGCATCATACGCTGCGTGACTGCGGCTTGTAAAGCAAATTTGATGATTCCCAGACCAATCTAAATGACGGTGGACTAATTTCATTTAACGGGGGAATAAGATTCACTTGGGATTTTTACGGCTCTGTATTTGTTACATTATTGTGACACCAAAATCCTGGGATTTACAGTAAAATATGGCTGTTGAGGGGAATTGGCGGGAACTTTTACTTCTAGTGCCACGTCAAATTTAAGCAGACTATTGTCACTCAGCTCCTTAAACTGTTTGTTGACGGGATGCTTTTTTACCGTGCGTCGGCACAAAATGGATTTTTTTGCCTAACTTTTCGACCCGCGGTGAGTGCTTTGGCAAATTACAGCCAGTTAGTGCCACAATAGCCGTAAATCTTTCCCGCTTTTTGCCCATCGCCAACGCTACTTTTGCATTGAGGGAGTTCACTTATGCGAGTTACAGGCCATCTTGTCCGGCAATGTTCGCGGCAGTTGTGGGTGAGGTTTCTTTTAGCCACCGCTCTGGTTGCAATGATGTTGCCCATCGCCAAGGCTCAAGAAGCAGACAATCCGGCAACCACAAAATCCGGTAACGCCACGTCAGCCAATTCGCAAAATGAGCAGAACACCCCTAAGCTGCGTGAATTCAAACTTTCCGCCGAGATAAGCCAGAAATTCCAGGATCGAGATTACGCCGCCGCTATTCAACTTATCGACGCAGCCCTGGCCCAGGCAGAGGCCGCTCCAGCCGCTCCCCCCGCCGCGGCTGATCAAGCTACTCCTCCCGCGGCGGCGGATACCGCCGCCACGATGCAGCGTGATTACTTGCTTTTTATGAAAGCGCGCGCGCTGCACCTCAGTGAAAAATACGCGGACGCTGTTACAGTGCTGGATAACCTGATCAAGGATTTTCCGCGCAGCCCCTGGGCACAGCGGGCCCGCTTTGCCAAAGGGGCAGCCTTTGCGCGGCAGGGGGACTTTTTGAACGCCGAAAAAATTTATCGGCTCGAGGCGCAGCGGCTGCTCTCCCTCGACCGCAAACAAGAGATCGCTGATATTTACCTGGAATTTGCCCACGCTTATTTTCAACCCAAGGATGAAATTGCCCAACAACCCAATTATCAAAAGGCGCTGGAGTTTTATCAGCAGGCATTGCTGGTCGGTCCACAACCCGAGACTGTGGCACTTTTGGAATTGCGCATCGCGCGTTGCTATCAGTTGCTGGCCAATTTGCCCGAAGCGATCAATCATTACCAGGCATTTTTGCAAAAGCATGGCAGCGGCGAACAGCGCCCCGCGGCAAAAATGACCCCCGCCCAGCGGGACCGCGATATCGAAGCCCGCTATCGCCTGGGCGAGGCGCACTTGGCCAGTGGCCAACCGGTGGAGGCCCGCCGCGTATGGCAGGATTTGCTGGCCATTTACCCCGGTGATAAGCACGAACTATTGCCGTTGGCGGCATTTACCCTCGCGCAGACTTTTGGCATTCCCAATCCCAGCGGCAAGGAAGATCTAGAATTGGGTGTTGCAGCCTTGGAAAAATTTATTAAGCAATACCCCACCCATGCCAAAGCTCCCGCCGCGCATCTGCAAATTGCCAATAGTTATCTAAATCAAGGCCGGTCCCCGGACGCGCAGCGTGTTTTGGAAAAGTTTTTGGCGGATAAGCAGTACGAAGGCAAAGAAGAATTAGCCGACGCGCGCAAACTTCTTGGCCAGGCGCTGGCTTCGCAAAAGCTATTCGCACAGGCCCTGGCAGCGTGGCGGGATTATCTGGCCAAGCATTCGGCCCATGCCGCCTGGCAGGAAGTGCAGCAAAACATTATTAACACCGAATTTTTGATCGCGCAAGAGGATTTTAACGCAAAGAAGCATGATAGCGCGCGGCAGTTGTGGAACGAGTTTTTAGCCAAGTATCCGTTGGATTCCCGCATTCCGCTGATCATGCTGCGATTTGGGCAAATGCACCAAGAGGACCACCAGTGGGAACAGGCGATCACCGAATGGCGCAAACTGGTCAGTAAATACCCCCAATCGGAAGAAGCCTCGCAGGCGCAACTACAGATCGCGATCATTACCGAGACCAAGCTTAAAAAGCTGGAACGCGCGCTTGAGGAATATAAAAAAGTGACCTGGGGAAGCGCCGTCAATCAGGCTAAATATGCCCTAGCGCGGCTGACGTCCAAATTCTTGCAAGTCGCCACCGCGCGGATTTACCGCACGACCGAAAGCCCGCGCGTCATGCTGCAAACCCGCAATATCCCGCAAATCACGGTTCGTTGCTACCGGATCGATCTGGAAACTTACTTCCGCAAGATGCATCTGATTGGCGGTATCGAGGGGCTGGATATCGCGCTGATCGATCCTGACAAAACGTTTGAATTTAATATTCCCGATTACGCCCAATATGAGTTACGGCAAAACGAGGTGGAGGTCCCCCTGCCGTCGCTGGACAATGCCGCGAAAGACGCCGCGCAGGGGGGGGTGGCCGGGGCGATGGCCGTGACCATTAGCAGCCCCACGCTGGAGGCGACCACGCTGGTCCTGCAAAGCGACCTGGACATCATTGTCAAAAGCAGCCGCGACGAAGTGCTGGTTTTTGCCCAAAATATGCGCACGGGCAAACCGTGGCCAAAAGCCAAAGTCCTGCTAAGCAACGGGCAGACCGTGTTTGCCGAAGGGACCACCGACGACGAGGGGATTTTCCGGGGTCAGTTTAATCAACTGGCCGAGGCGAACTTGGTCCGCGCATTTGTCACCAGCGGACCGCATACCGCGTCCAATGCCATCAATTTACAAGGGCTGGAAGTGGGCCGCTCGCTGACGGATATTGGCTACATCTATTCAGACCGGCCCGCGTACCGCGCTGGTCAGGTGGTGCATATTCGGGGGGTCATTCGCCACGCGGCCAATGACGAATACCAAGTCCCCACGGATAAAAAGTGCAAGATCGAAGTCTTTGACCCGCGCAATCGTCCTATTTGGACCGAGGAAGTGCAATTGAGCAAATTTGGCGGTTTACGGGGGCTTTTTACACTCCCTGCCACCAGTCCCAGCGGGGAATATCGCATCCTGGTGACCGACGTGGATAAGCGCGTCTTTCCCGGCGTCTTTCGAGTGCGCGACTACAAGATCGAGCCGATTCAACTACTAGTCGAGACCGACCGTCGCATCTTTTATCGGGGAGAGGAAATCACCGGTAAACTCGTCGCCCGTTACTATTACGGGGCACCGGTTGTGGGCAAGGAATTGCGCTATCAACTGGCCAATGGCAAAGTGGTCACCGGTCGCACCAACGACAGCGGTGAAGTCCCCTTTACGTTCCCGACCCGTGATTTTCGCGAGTCCCAGGTCCTGCCGCTGCAGGTCAGCCTGCCCGAACGGAACATCGCCATCACCCAAAACTTCTTCCTGTCGAACACCGGCTTTTCCGTGGCGGTCACCACGACGCGCCCCGATTTTATCGGCGGTGAAACCTGGGAAGCCACGATCAAGGCCTTGGATGCCGAAAATAAGCCCCTCGCCCAAGAGTTGACCCTGCGAGTTTTGAAACAAACCGTGGTCAACGGGATTGTCGGCGAACAGGAAATCAGCCAGCACAAGGTTAAAACCGATGCCGCGACAGGCATCGCCCGCCAGACGCTCAAACTGGACGATGGCGGCACGTACATCCTACGGGCGGAGGGGACGGACCGCTTTGATAACACGATCAGCGGGCAGGGGGCCGTAACGATATCCGATGAATCCGACACCACTCGGCTGCGGATTTTGGCCGATAAGCACACATTGGAGGTGGGAGAGCAAGCCAGCGTGCAGATCCACTGGCGGGACGAACCGGTGCTGGCGTTAGTGACGTTTGACGGGGCCAAGATTTTGGACCATCGGTTGGTTGAGCTAAAAACCGGCGTGAATCAGTTTCCCTTGCCCTTGACGGCCAAGTTGGCTCCAAATTTTGAACTGGCCGTCGCTGTGATGCACGACTTGCCGGACGAAGAAGCAACCGCGTTGGAGACTGACGAAGCCAGCCCCGCCGCCAAAGAGGCGGTAAAAGCTGCCGCCGGTGCCGTCCCGCTCCCCGCTAAAAAACCCAAGCTGGTGCGGCGCTTTCATGAGGCCCGCAATGCCTTTGACGTGCAGCGTAAATTACGGGTGTCATTGGAAACCCAGCGCAAAGGGAACGCCATGGGGCCAATTCGTCCCGGCGAGGAGGTCGAACTGGTCATCAAAACCACCGACGCCCTCGGAAATCCGCTGGCGGCGGAACTCAGCCTGGGCATGATCGAAAAGTCGCTGTTGGACCAATTTGCCATGCCCATGGGGCCAATCGTGGAGGCATTTGGCGGGGCGCGGCGGACATCGGCTTTTCGCACGGGTTCCAGTATTCAGTTTCGGTATCGTCCCGCCACACGGGCGATCAACCGGCAACTGTTGGCCGAAGTGGAGCGGCGGGAACTAGCCGCTGAAGAAGAAGCCCGCCGCGCGGCGGGGGTGCCGTTTGACGCAATTTTGACCTGGAGTGCCGATGAGAGGAACGTCGATTTGAGCGAATTAGGCGCGATTCGCGATACGAATAGTGAAACAGCTCTTGAAAGCCGCGGAGACCCGTTTGGTTATTACAGTGGGGGTGAAGTCCCACAAAACCAGCAATTGCAGCAATCGGCAAACGCGGAATCTAATGGCACTTCTGGCTTTAATTTTCATGTCGGTCCGTATCGAGGATGGACTGCGGGAGGTGCAGGCGGCGGACAGCCGGCTCAGGGCGGAAGCCAAAACCAGGTATCTATTCAGGAATTTAGCTCTCTCGCCGCGAACTCCGCTCCGCGGGGAGGTGCGGCAACTCAGGAAGATTTTGATAGCTTAGTCAACAACATTGTCACAAGAACAATCCCCCCAGATACAGATCATCAAACGGCAAACGCATCCGATTGGAGCGAATTAAGCTTTAATCAGGATCTCCCCGCCATTTATGACGGCTCCAACCGGGGCAAA
This genomic window contains:
- a CDS encoding M20/M25/M40 family metallo-hydrolase, yielding MQRILVIIGWLLLWFVCPGENLKFCAQGADPAAPSATRHASHTVAKARTLLRESITTDELRGVIDFLADDALEGRDAGSAGGRAASSYLIQQCQRLKLRPAGTDGRYDQPFDGGMRNVLAVLPGADPEVRDEYVVLGAHYDHVGYGNRKNSNGPIGYIHNGADDNASGVASVLEVVQGLAELPQPPRRSILLAFWDGEEINLLGSKHWLANPTIPLRALKASVNIDMVGRLRDDRVEVYGTRTARGWRKLICQANQAADAELLLDFTWEMKADSDHHPFYAAGIPVVMLHTGLHDDYHRPSDDTDKLNYKGMERVTEHLAEVVWQLANELPISEFRSESREERPAQQAKLERPLPPLPGRLGLSWKENSDFSRGLTIAQVAPKGPAAQAGLTAGGVLHTWNGEPISSTEDFLRQVFTAPREVTVTWTPLPVPTKEPAAKADTPPPPSAVPQTVVITLVGDPVHWGLTWRVDSAEPESLLINRVIPFSPAALAGIQAGDRIYAVNDQAVEGSDWFEKQLDQPELEFTIERAGKFLLKKVTAWP
- a CDS encoding DUF971 domain-containing protein; protein product: MNNIPPPPAPTPPSDIQVLRAERQMRIIWDQAACREYAFYDLRIACQCAACVDEHTGRRILNPALVDPQITIQDAQLVGNYALRITWSDGHNTGLYTWDFLRKL
- a CDS encoding purine-nucleoside phosphorylase gives rise to the protein MQQLAVQIAAATQFIRSAWPARPTAGIILGTGLGNFTSEMRIEAEIPYETIPHFPRSTAMGHKGQLVCGTVEGVPVVTMEGRFHAYEGYDQSQITLPVRVMRELGISLLIISNASGGLNPHYCPGEIMLIEDHINLMLGQNPLFGVNDDRLGPRFPDMSRPYDPGLIELALEIARRENFVAHRGVYVSLTGPNYETAAEYRLLRLIGGDVVGMSTVPETITAVHAGLRVLALSTVTNVANPNALCQTDGADVVAAASQAGPNLAKIVRGVLKRYSVDTV
- a CDS encoding DUF1080 domain-containing protein, which translates into the protein MRSVALFLCLCLLARGSALVVNAAEPEWKSLFDGKTLKDWKAPDFGAQGEVEVKDGQLLLNFGNGATGATYTADFPKANYEIALSAMRVEGNDFFCGLTFPVQDSPCTLIIGGWGGNLVGLSSINGYDASENDTSSHQELKSQTWYKIRLRVLPERITAWIDDKEVVDKDIRGAKLSIRNEMFLSKPLGLTSWKTTAALKDIRYRLLNAEEQKEAQPK
- a CDS encoding DUF4105 domain-containing protein, which translates into the protein MGRGIVLWLCYFLTVCGCKALVPSNERAWVPALSQLATADFQGDLVTVHNIRNARFTQPDESRIELEYYDATFDLRKLDTVDLIVVPFADLPDLAHVMVSFGFGGERYVCISAEVRIEATETYDPLKALFNQYELQYVVGDERDLINLRTTARLVDVYLYPTKATPAQARKMFENMLRRANQLADEPEFYNTLTNNCTTNIVRHVNELRPNLIRYGTETLLPAHSPRLAYDLGLIDNRRPFAEVQASARINELAYRHRHDEDFSQKIRRR
- a CDS encoding redoxin family protein; the protein is MPACIPRGFWPCLVLICGCLFSAVPGWAQETAIEFPKLWLNTSPLTMEGLKGKVVVLYFYEEDCPKCKGAWPNRLQQADKYRDKPVLFVAVNSGNAPAAVAGYLKEVGVKWPAIVDLDRSYEKSLLNSEISLQNIYQCRVITPNGGVIPADPNNLTAVVDGLVGEAKWKIDPAGIAAELKPLWLSLEVGNMPEAVARFNLARKQAKKEADKSALKPLGEIILNDFNQQFTAAKEDYQAGNKWPAYKALMGLGRDFQGLDEAQAAVTMANKMKKEKEIQKELSAQKKFEEYMKQLNAPSQASNSRGLKGMEALARDFADTEAGQEAQKGLDKLKMGGM